In the Mycobacterium adipatum genome, one interval contains:
- the dnaB gene encoding replicative DNA helicase, translated as MDDAPARTRRRRQPEPYTDLDDGRQPPHDLAAEQSVLGGMLLSKDAIADVLEKLRPVDFYRPNHRQIYDVILDLFGQGEPADAVTVAAELDRRGVLRRVGGAPYLHTLIATVPTAANAGYYAGIVAEKAVLRRLVEAGTRVVQYGYAGADGADVAEVVDRAQAEIYDVTEDRGANDMVALEDLLQPTMDEIDAIQSGGNRSIGVPTGFAELDEVTTGLHGGQMIIVAARPGHGKSTLALDFMRSCSIKHGMPSVIFSLEMSKSEIVMRLLSAESRIKLADMRSGRMSDEDWTRMARRMGEISDAPLFIDDSPNLTMMEIRAKARRLKQKTDLRLIVVDYLQLMTSGKRVESRQAEVAEFSRSLKLMAKELDVPVIAISQLNRGPEQRTDKMPQLSDLRETGQLEQDGDMVILINRPDAYDRDSPRAGEADLILAKHRNGPTKTCTVASTLHMASFRDLARSY; from the coding sequence CTGGATGACGCCCCGGCCCGTACCCGCCGCCGGCGCCAGCCCGAGCCCTACACCGATCTCGACGACGGTCGTCAACCGCCGCACGATCTGGCCGCCGAACAGTCCGTGCTGGGCGGCATGCTGCTGAGCAAGGATGCGATCGCTGACGTGCTGGAAAAGCTGCGCCCCGTCGACTTCTACCGGCCTAACCACCGCCAGATCTACGACGTGATCCTGGATCTCTTCGGTCAGGGTGAACCCGCCGATGCGGTGACCGTGGCTGCCGAACTCGACCGCCGCGGCGTGCTGCGCCGCGTCGGAGGAGCGCCGTATCTACACACGCTGATCGCCACGGTGCCCACCGCCGCCAACGCCGGCTACTACGCCGGCATCGTCGCCGAAAAGGCCGTGTTGCGCCGCCTGGTGGAAGCCGGCACTCGCGTCGTGCAGTACGGCTACGCCGGCGCCGACGGAGCCGATGTCGCCGAAGTCGTCGACCGTGCCCAGGCCGAGATCTACGACGTCACCGAGGACCGCGGCGCCAACGACATGGTGGCACTGGAGGATCTGCTGCAGCCGACCATGGACGAGATCGATGCGATCCAGTCCGGCGGCAACCGATCCATCGGAGTGCCGACGGGTTTCGCCGAGCTCGACGAGGTGACCACCGGCCTGCATGGCGGGCAGATGATCATCGTCGCGGCCAGGCCTGGTCACGGGAAATCGACTCTGGCACTGGACTTTATGCGGTCCTGCTCCATCAAGCACGGAATGCCTAGCGTGATCTTCAGTCTGGAGATGAGCAAGTCCGAGATCGTGATGCGGCTGCTATCGGCAGAGTCGCGGATCAAACTGGCCGACATGCGCTCGGGTCGGATGAGCGACGAGGACTGGACCAGGATGGCCCGCCGGATGGGCGAGATCAGCGACGCTCCGCTGTTCATCGACGACTCGCCGAACCTGACCATGATGGAGATCCGCGCCAAGGCCCGCCGGCTGAAACAGAAGACCGACCTTCGGCTGATCGTGGTCGACTACTTGCAGCTGATGACCTCGGGCAAGCGGGTCGAATCCCGCCAGGCCGAAGTCGCGGAGTTCTCCCGCAGCCTCAAGCTGATGGCCAAGGAACTCGACGTACCCGTGATTGCGATCAGCCAGCTCAACCGCGGCCCCGAACAGCGCACCGACAAAATGCCACAACTGTCTGACCTGCGCGAGACCGGTCAGCTGGAACAGGACGGGGACATGGTGATCCTCATCAACCGCCCCGACGCTTACGACCGCGACAGCCCCCGCGCCGGCGAAGCCGACCTCATCCTGGCCAAACATCGCAACGGACCGACGAAGACCTGCACCGTTGCGTCCACCCTCCATATGGCCTCGTTCCGAGACCTCGCCCGCAGCTACTGA
- a CDS encoding DUF1643 domain-containing protein, translating to MTLTLDLHLPHLTHSDSAAGFSEDRRYRYWLTRRWGSGPTLMFVSLNPSDADEHQDDPTTRRDVRFARKFGYDAVTLTNLYAARTPHPKELAGLDDPVGPDNDAHLDRAAVSHDVIVFSWGAHADPVRARSVATRLWRIAAAAGGSVAVLGWTAGEQPRHPLYLRGDTPLQCLTAGAHRDMLDVDPRWLRLLSDSTVVLDDDQGAGALS from the coding sequence GTGACGTTGACGTTGGATCTGCACCTGCCGCATCTGACCCACAGTGACTCGGCGGCAGGCTTCTCCGAGGACCGGCGCTACCGGTATTGGTTGACGCGGCGGTGGGGTTCGGGGCCGACGCTGATGTTCGTGTCGTTGAACCCGTCGGATGCCGATGAGCACCAGGACGACCCGACCACCCGCCGTGATGTCCGGTTCGCGCGCAAGTTCGGCTATGACGCGGTGACGTTGACCAACCTCTACGCCGCGCGGACCCCGCACCCGAAAGAGTTGGCCGGTCTGGATGATCCGGTCGGCCCTGACAACGACGCCCATTTGGATCGGGCCGCGGTGAGCCACGACGTGATCGTGTTTTCCTGGGGTGCTCACGCGGATCCGGTGCGGGCGCGGTCGGTGGCTACCCGGCTATGGCGGATCGCGGCTGCCGCCGGCGGGTCGGTGGCGGTGCTGGGCTGGACGGCCGGCGAGCAGCCACGCCATCCGCTGTATCTGCGGGGCGACACCCCGCTGCAATGCCTAACCGCTGGGGCGCATCGCGACATGCTCGATGTGGATCCGCGGTGGCTGCGACTGCTGTCGGATTCGACTGTCGTACTCGACGACGACCAGGGCGCCGGAGCGCTGTCATGA
- a CDS encoding WhiB family transcriptional regulator, producing the protein MSNGGGRPNARWINHRITAHRMHRRGQSIDTIADHLRVSTRSVSRYLERECPEPLAAEPEVTLQDFAMEGACGEFPEYDWSTRSPAMQAECKAICQYCPVLEKCRSYGLNQGRNDSGIWGALTKSEREREIARQRRSSRRHDIAAAAQQGAA; encoded by the coding sequence ATGAGTAATGGTGGGGGACGGCCGAATGCGCGGTGGATCAACCACCGGATCACTGCCCACCGGATGCATCGGCGCGGTCAGTCGATCGACACGATCGCCGATCATCTGAGGGTCAGCACCCGGTCGGTGAGCCGGTATCTGGAGAGGGAGTGCCCGGAGCCGTTGGCCGCCGAACCCGAGGTGACTCTTCAGGATTTCGCGATGGAAGGGGCGTGCGGCGAGTTCCCCGAGTACGACTGGTCGACCCGTAGCCCGGCGATGCAGGCGGAGTGCAAGGCGATCTGCCAGTACTGCCCGGTGTTGGAGAAGTGCCGCAGCTACGGCTTGAATCAGGGCCGCAACGACTCCGGGATCTGGGGTGCGCTGACTAAAAGTGAGCGCGAGCGCGAGATCGCCCGGCAGCGCCGGAGCAGCCGGCGGCACGACATCGCCGCCGCAGCACAGCAGGGTGCGGCGTGA
- a CDS encoding WhiB family transcriptional regulator has protein sequence MSEAAEMEWQKRAVCYLETSDAPEMWTSDRRPHGLLRKELQRMCARCPVRARCAGEAVFRDEESGTYAGVYLPQNIAANVGRRAAAMEELRVIAGLPSARDDVVHLGVSA, from the coding sequence ATGAGTGAAGCGGCCGAGATGGAGTGGCAGAAGCGGGCTGTGTGCTACCTGGAGACCTCGGATGCACCGGAGATGTGGACGTCAGACCGCCGGCCGCACGGGCTGCTGCGCAAGGAACTTCAGCGGATGTGTGCGCGGTGCCCGGTGAGGGCGCGGTGCGCGGGCGAGGCGGTGTTCCGCGACGAGGAGTCCGGCACTTATGCCGGGGTGTACTTGCCGCAGAATATCGCCGCAAACGTCGGCCGGCGGGCTGCGGCCATGGAAGAGCTACGGGTGATCGCCGGCCTTCCCTCGGCCCGTGATGACGTGGTCCATCTCGGGGTGTCGGCATGA
- a CDS encoding helix-turn-helix domain-containing protein — protein MNLFDYGQQREPRMTRRVLRGFNAQAFSQARQHKGLSVSDLSRMAGVSDAAIWKWEAGTATPLIDLLARVMRILDAPIEQVITIPADERYPGDWRAIRGISQPELAATAKIPTTTLKGIERGDRNLSDANADKLADLLGISVEEYRAAYQRARERPAGTSV, from the coding sequence GTGAACCTTTTCGACTATGGGCAGCAGCGGGAACCTCGCATGACGCGCCGCGTACTGCGCGGGTTCAACGCCCAGGCCTTCTCCCAAGCCCGGCAGCACAAAGGCCTCAGCGTCAGCGACCTTTCCCGCATGGCAGGCGTGTCCGACGCGGCGATCTGGAAGTGGGAGGCCGGCACGGCGACCCCGTTGATCGACCTGCTGGCCCGCGTGATGCGCATCCTCGATGCCCCGATCGAGCAGGTCATCACGATCCCGGCCGACGAGCGCTACCCCGGCGACTGGCGAGCGATCCGAGGCATCAGCCAGCCTGAACTCGCCGCGACGGCAAAGATTCCGACCACCACGCTCAAAGGCATTGAACGCGGCGACAGGAACCTGAGCGACGCCAACGCCGACAAACTGGCAGACCTGCTCGGGATCAGCGTCGAGGAGTACCGGGCGGCGTACCAACGTGCCCGAGAGCGCCCGGCCGGCACCTCCGTCTAA
- a CDS encoding exonuclease domain-containing protein: MTRPTEFVVIDVETSGFDPGCARVLSLAALTATADGTVVDCMHTLLNPGVDPGPTDIHGLTAPMLDGYPDFADITAQLVPILRDRILVAHNAGFDYAFLAAEAHRCDTELPVTNALCTLDLASRLDLGLDSLSLAALAAHFGVAQARPHDALDDARVLAELLPHLLRCATQRGIALPIRAAATLPPVLLRSAA, translated from the coding sequence ATGACCCGCCCCACCGAGTTCGTCGTCATCGACGTCGAAACGTCCGGATTCGACCCCGGCTGCGCACGCGTCCTGAGCCTGGCCGCGCTGACCGCCACCGCAGACGGAACCGTCGTGGACTGCATGCACACCCTGCTTAACCCTGGAGTGGATCCCGGACCCACCGACATCCACGGCCTGACCGCACCAATGCTGGACGGCTACCCCGACTTCGCCGACATCACCGCACAGCTGGTGCCGATACTGCGCGACCGGATCCTGGTCGCCCACAACGCCGGATTCGACTACGCGTTCCTGGCCGCCGAAGCGCACCGCTGCGACACCGAGCTGCCGGTCACCAACGCACTGTGCACGCTCGACCTCGCCAGCCGACTCGACCTGGGCCTCGACAGTCTCAGCCTCGCCGCCCTGGCCGCCCACTTCGGCGTCGCTCAAGCCCGCCCCCACGACGCACTCGACGACGCCAGAGTTCTCGCCGAACTACTTCCCCATCTGTTGCGCTGCGCCACCCAACGCGGCATCGCTCTGCCGATCCGCGCGGCCGCAACACTGCCCCCGGTGCTACTGCGCTCGGCCGCGTAA
- a CDS encoding HNH endonuclease family protein → MRIRRSGWMAIAAALVGAATWLHPTLTDDVTTAPSHAQPAAVSGDIAALLQQVRVIDRLPDVDGYDRGCGKGEGCVFGPAWNDPLDHSGCDARNKILASSLRDVTFKPGTRNCKVIGGVLDPDPYTGQRIPLQDRAIEVDHVVPLARAFALGAWQWDPRQRQIFANDPIELIPVSKAANRQKSDSGLDEWLPTFQPCTYIQRYLAVAAKYQLPITAAERAVATTTCPAGAEAPAA, encoded by the coding sequence ATGAGGATCCGGCGCAGCGGGTGGATGGCCATCGCCGCGGCCCTCGTGGGCGCCGCGACATGGCTGCACCCCACCCTCACTGACGACGTCACCACGGCGCCGTCCCACGCTCAACCCGCCGCCGTCAGCGGCGACATCGCCGCACTTCTGCAGCAGGTTCGCGTCATCGACCGGCTACCCGACGTCGACGGCTATGACCGCGGCTGCGGCAAGGGCGAGGGCTGCGTATTCGGGCCGGCATGGAACGATCCCCTCGACCACAGCGGATGCGATGCCCGCAACAAAATTCTGGCCTCCTCGCTGCGCGACGTCACGTTCAAGCCAGGTACCCGCAACTGCAAGGTCATCGGCGGAGTGCTCGACCCCGACCCCTACACAGGGCAGCGAATCCCACTGCAGGACAGAGCGATAGAGGTAGACCACGTAGTGCCGCTGGCCAGAGCGTTCGCGCTCGGTGCCTGGCAGTGGGACCCGAGGCAGCGCCAAATCTTCGCCAATGACCCGATCGAACTGATCCCGGTGTCCAAGGCCGCCAACCGCCAAAAATCCGACTCCGGCCTCGACGAGTGGCTGCCGACGTTCCAGCCGTGCACCTACATCCAGCGCTACCTCGCCGTCGCGGCCAAATATCAACTGCCGATCACCGCCGCCGAACGCGCCGTCGCGACCACCACCTGCCCCGCCGGAGCGGAAGCACCAGCCGCCTGA
- a CDS encoding uracil-DNA glycosylase family protein, with the protein MTDTRERRMRTLATRIRNCTACDGMNIPHITQAAPGYGSAQSPVMIVGQSLCGPCMATQIPFTGGSGRFLDRALDAAKLTKESVFTTNVVHCHPPKNRPSLPHEIDKLPPLPGS; encoded by the coding sequence ATGACCGACACCCGCGAGCGCCGCATGCGCACCCTGGCCACCCGCATCAGAAACTGCACCGCCTGCGACGGCATGAACATCCCCCACATCACCCAAGCCGCACCCGGTTACGGCTCCGCCCAATCCCCGGTGATGATCGTCGGCCAAAGCCTCTGCGGGCCGTGCATGGCCACCCAGATTCCCTTCACCGGCGGCAGCGGCCGATTCCTCGACCGCGCTCTCGACGCCGCCAAGCTCACCAAGGAATCCGTGTTCACCACCAACGTCGTGCACTGCCATCCCCCGAAGAATCGGCCCTCACTACCCCACGAGATCGACAAACTGCCGCCCCTACCTGGCAGCTGA
- a CDS encoding NBR1-Ig-like domain-containing protein: MVTRHDLAAHMRSTRRRLLDDSGEFVWTVTRLHEEISRFQAEGHRGCDPVVAGALQRLIDGGADRTYWHVKALYQAEDISRDRTPSQGRELVWFYDEMFNNGQPFLTEMWEQVRIADPPRSRPSRPPQRGRVPGDDVRWLADLTVRDGVDVPPNLEFTKSWRLYNAGTVPWVGRRLIRVGPATSYGLVRSPPWVPIADTEPDSTVDISVTVRAPAVETSHCEPRWKMADSDGLLCFPDLSYGIGMVIRVVEGSPEPDMSVPGAVEAGDRKLARLRADRF; encoded by the coding sequence ATGGTGACGCGTCATGACCTGGCCGCGCACATGCGGTCGACTCGGCGGCGTCTTCTCGACGACAGTGGTGAGTTCGTGTGGACGGTGACCAGGTTGCATGAGGAGATCAGCCGCTTCCAGGCCGAGGGGCATCGGGGGTGCGATCCCGTTGTCGCTGGCGCGCTCCAGCGGTTGATTGATGGTGGCGCCGACCGCACGTACTGGCATGTGAAAGCGCTGTACCAGGCCGAGGACATCTCCAGGGACCGAACACCCTCTCAGGGAAGGGAATTGGTGTGGTTCTACGACGAGATGTTCAACAACGGGCAGCCATTTCTGACTGAGATGTGGGAACAGGTGCGGATCGCTGATCCGCCCCGCTCGCGCCCATCGCGGCCACCTCAGCGGGGACGAGTTCCGGGTGACGATGTGCGATGGCTTGCCGATCTCACCGTGCGCGATGGTGTTGACGTTCCGCCCAATCTGGAGTTCACCAAGTCGTGGCGGCTGTACAACGCTGGGACAGTTCCGTGGGTGGGACGCCGGCTCATACGGGTGGGGCCTGCCACGAGCTACGGGCTAGTGCGATCGCCACCGTGGGTGCCGATCGCCGACACCGAGCCTGATTCCACTGTCGACATCTCGGTGACGGTTCGCGCCCCCGCAGTAGAGACCTCCCACTGCGAGCCGAGGTGGAAGATGGCCGACAGCGATGGCCTGTTGTGTTTTCCGGACTTGAGCTACGGCATCGGAATGGTGATCCGCGTCGTCGAGGGATCACCCGAGCCAGACATGTCAGTGCCGGGAGCTGTCGAGGCCGGTGACCGCAAGCTCGCCCGACTGCGCGCTGACCGTTTCTAG
- a CDS encoding type II toxin-antitoxin system PemK/MazF family toxin, producing the protein MTLPARGELWWCETTDAAPRPVVVLSRDVAIPRLRRVLVAPCTTTVRGLASEVVLEPGADPVPQRAAVNLDLVESVPVAALGSRLGRLADDRMRAVCAALAVAVDWR; encoded by the coding sequence GTGACGCTGCCGGCGCGCGGGGAGCTGTGGTGGTGCGAGACCACCGACGCCGCGCCGCGCCCGGTGGTCGTGCTCTCGCGCGATGTCGCGATTCCCCGGCTGCGCCGTGTCCTGGTCGCGCCGTGCACCACGACGGTGCGCGGGTTGGCCAGTGAGGTCGTCCTGGAACCGGGCGCGGATCCGGTGCCGCAGCGGGCGGCGGTGAACCTCGATCTGGTCGAGAGCGTGCCGGTGGCGGCGCTGGGGTCCCGGTTGGGTCGGCTGGCTGACGATCGGATGCGGGCGGTGTGCGCCGCTTTGGCCGTGGCGGTGGACTGGCGTTGA
- a CDS encoding antitoxin MazE5, with protein sequence MPRTRVSTTVDTDLLDQVRKQMPGAKDHALLDTALAALLAANRAAEVDASYAAYDEHPADEPDHWGDVAAWRQSAGRR encoded by the coding sequence ATGCCGCGCACACGGGTGAGCACGACGGTGGATACCGATCTGCTGGACCAGGTGCGCAAGCAGATGCCCGGCGCGAAGGATCACGCACTGCTCGACACTGCGTTGGCCGCGCTGTTGGCGGCGAACCGGGCCGCCGAGGTCGACGCCAGCTACGCGGCCTACGACGAGCATCCGGCCGATGAGCCCGACCACTGGGGCGACGTCGCGGCCTGGCGACAGTCGGCGGGGCGACGGTGA